A single Hippopotamus amphibius kiboko isolate mHipAmp2 chromosome 5, mHipAmp2.hap2, whole genome shotgun sequence DNA region contains:
- the LOC130854322 gene encoding psoriasis susceptibility 1 candidate gene 2 protein-like yields MGQPEPVTTPSLHSGRDSFLVPRNARLLWALRNTVSRHGPTGTEFKGHSKAETQAEPVPQEPGLLGSPFSWQSPRRRLAPLPPPRAAGQPRAVWLPPPGGELKPNMPQQQQQWQQQTWRPGASWPLSSSDSRQPGEGPSLAR; encoded by the exons ATGGGCCAGCCTGAGCCAGTGACCACACCCTCCCTACACTCAGGCCGTGACAGCTTCCTCGTCCCGCGCAACGCCCGGCTCCTCTGGGCACTCAGAAACACAGTGTCCAGGCACGGGCCAACGGGTACCGAGTTCAAGGGACACTCCAAAGCAGAAACTCAGGCAGAACCAGTGCCCCAGGAGCCTGGGCTTCTGGGAAGCCCCTTCTCCTGGCAGTCGCCCCGCCGCCGGCTGGCACCCCTGCCGCCGCCCAGGGCAGCTGGCCAGCCTCGGGCAGTGTGGCTCCCTCCCCCCGGAGGAGAGCTGAAGCCGAACAtgccgcagcagcagcagcagtggcagcaaCAGACCTGGCGTCCTGGTGCCTCCTGGCCCCTCAG CAGCAGTGATTCACGCCAGCCTGGAGAGGGACCGAGCCTCGCTCGATGA
- the ARC gene encoding activity-regulated cytoskeleton-associated protein has translation MELDRRTTGGLHAYPGPRGGPAAKPNVILQIGKCRAEMLEHVRRTHRHLLTEVSKQVERELKGLHRSVGKLESNLDGYVPTGDSQRWKKSIKACLCRCQETIANLERWVKREMHVWREVFYRLERWADRLESMGGKYPVGSDSARHTVSVGVGGPEGYGQETDPYDYTVSPYAITPPPAAGELPGQEAVEAQQYPPWGPGEDGQSSPGVDTQIFEDPREFLSHLEEYLRQVGGSEEYWLSQIQNHMNGPAKKWWEFKQGSVKNWVEFKKEFLQYSEGTLSREAIQRELDLPQKQGEPLDQFLWRKRDLYQTLYVDAEEEEIIQYVVGTLQPKLKRFLRPPLPKTLEQLIQKGMEVQDGLEQAAEPAGPRLPAEEENEALTPALTSESVASDRTQPE, from the coding sequence ATGGAGCTGGACCGCAGGACGACCGGCGGCCTCCACGCCTACCCCGGGCCCCGCGGCGGGCCGGCGGCCAAGCCCAACGTGATCCTGCAGATCGGTAAGTGCCGGGCGGAGATGCTGGAGCACGTGCGCAGGACCCACCGGCACCTGCTGACCGAGGTGTCCAAGCAGGTGGAGCGGGAGCTGAAGGGGCTGCACCGGTCGGTGGGCAAGCTGGAGAGCAACCTGGACGGGTACGTGCCCACCGGCGACTCCCAGCGCTGGAAGAAGTCTATCAAGGCCTGCCTGTGCCGCTGCCAGGAGACCATCGCCAACCTGGAGCGCTGGGTCAAGCGGGAGATGCACGTGTGGCGGGAGGTCTTCTACCGGCTGGAGAGGTGGGCCGACCGCCTGGAATCCATGGGCGGCAAGTACCCGGTGGGCAGCGACTCCGCCCGCCACACCGTCTCTGTGGGCGTCGGGGGTCCCGAGGGCTACGGCCAGGAGACTGACCCCTACGACTACACGGTCAGCCCCTATGCCATCACCCCCCCACCGGCCGCAGGCGAGCTGCCCGGGCAGGAGGCAGTGGAGGCCCAGCAGTACCCACCCTGGGGGCCGGGAGAGGACGGGCAGTCGAGCCCTGGCGTGGACACGCAGATCTTTGAGGACCCTCGGGAGTTCCTCAGCCACCTGGAGGAGTACCTGCGCCAGGTGGGTGGCTCCGAGGAGTACTGGCTGTCACAGATCCAGAACCACATGAACGGGCCGGCCAAGAAGTGGTGGGAGTTCAAGCAGGGCTCGGTGAAGAACTGGGTGGAGTTCAAGAAGGAATTCCTGCAGTACAGCGAGGGCACGCTGTCGCGAGAGGCCATCCAGCGTGAGCTGGACCTGCCGCAGAAGCAGGGGGAGCCCCTGGACCAGTTCCTGTGGCGCAAGCGGGACCTGTACCAGACGCTGTACGTGGACGCCGAGGAGGAGGAGATCATCCAGTACGTGGTGGGCACCCTGCAGCCCAAGCTCAAGCGCTTCCTGCGGCCCCCGCTGCCCAAGACCCTGGAGCAGCTCATCCAGAAGGGCATGGAGGTGCAGGACGGCCTGGAGCAGGCGGCCGAGCCCGCCGGCCCCCGCCTGCCCGCCGAGGAGGAGAACGAGGCCCTCACGCCGGCCCTCACCAGCGAGTCCGTAGCCAGTGACCGGACCCAGCCCGAATAG